A window from Chryseobacterium vaccae encodes these proteins:
- a CDS encoding ribonuclease HII translates to MELLQKWTDLYIEAGCDEVGRGCLSGPVVAAAVILDDSFKQDLVNDSKKLTFKTRMDLDSYIKDNVKSYAIAELPPSFIDEHNILNASIHAMHRALDQLTITPELILVDGNKFHPYNYIPHQCIIKGDSKVLSIAAASILAKNYRDKLMIELHEEHPEYGWKTNFGYATKAHQQALIKHGPTKYHRQSFRLKYD, encoded by the coding sequence ATGGAATTATTGCAAAAATGGACAGACCTCTATATTGAGGCAGGGTGTGATGAAGTAGGAAGGGGATGCCTAAGCGGACCTGTTGTTGCAGCAGCCGTTATTCTGGATGACAGCTTTAAGCAGGACCTCGTTAATGATTCGAAAAAACTTACGTTTAAAACAAGAATGGATCTGGACAGCTATATAAAAGATAACGTGAAAAGCTACGCTATTGCTGAACTTCCTCCTTCATTCATTGATGAACACAACATCCTTAATGCGAGCATCCATGCTATGCACCGAGCTTTGGATCAATTAACCATAACCCCTGAACTGATCCTTGTTGATGGAAATAAATTTCATCCATACAATTATATTCCTCATCAATGCATCATTAAAGGAGATTCAAAAGTTTTATCTATTGCGGCGGCCTCTATCTTAGCAAAGAACTATAGAGATAAGCTGATGATAGAGCTTCACGAGGAACATCCTGAATACGGCTGGAAAACCAATTTCGGTTATGCTACTAAAGCCCACCAACAAGCTCTTATCAAACACGGCCCAACAAAATACCACCGTCAGTCTTTCAGATTGAAGTACGATTAA
- the yidC gene encoding membrane protein insertase YidC: protein MQQNNGIDKSQMISFAVLCLILFGAMFYFQNKQSKEEQLKAQQQKTEQVKNAVKQTQASNINPNVTPNAIQTAALSNKELNVEFSSLGGQVSKVQLSEYKAYDHKTDKADLPLYLINKNNSNYGFQFKDKTGKVINTKDLVFSPAVNGNAVTMTANYNGAVIQFVYTLLPKYTLDFKVRTQGLANVTADNKADFIWDYSVRNLEKGRAQEQSHSEFSYAFNNYKDYDYDGRTTMEEEKETLNWIGVKQQFFSSVIEAKNGFTHSKGNQENIEEGEYLKKLNFEGFVQMTGSELNQDFTWYFMPLDLPLLKSYDKNFDEILPLGWSFIGWMNRGFFMPMYNIIAEWGLTAGWVIFLMTIIVKLILSPIMYKQHKLSAMMKVIRPEIDEVNAKLKDADPMKKQQATMEIYRKAGVNQMAGCLPALVQIPIFYALFRFFPNFIDLRGQGFWFAKDLTAYDDLIKLPFKIPFLGDHLSVFALACTVVILIYTVMTSGNMQQPQQEGMPNMKVLMYIFPITFLFFLNTSASGLSWYYFVSNAINILIILVIKYWILDEKKIHAQIQANKEKPKTEGKFQKRMREMMEKAQEQQKAQEQQRNKKK, encoded by the coding sequence ATGCAACAAAACAACGGAATCGATAAAAGTCAAATGATTAGTTTCGCGGTTTTATGCCTGATTCTCTTCGGTGCGATGTTCTATTTCCAGAACAAACAGTCGAAAGAAGAGCAGTTGAAAGCCCAACAGCAGAAAACTGAACAGGTGAAAAATGCCGTAAAACAGACTCAGGCCAGCAATATCAATCCAAATGTCACTCCGAACGCAATTCAGACAGCAGCTCTGTCCAATAAAGAATTGAATGTTGAATTCTCAAGTCTGGGAGGGCAGGTTTCTAAAGTACAGCTTTCGGAATATAAAGCATACGATCATAAAACAGATAAAGCAGATCTTCCGCTTTACCTGATCAATAAAAATAATTCAAACTACGGTTTCCAGTTTAAGGATAAAACGGGAAAAGTTATCAATACTAAAGATTTAGTTTTCTCTCCTGCGGTAAATGGTAATGCTGTAACAATGACAGCTAATTATAACGGAGCTGTTATTCAGTTCGTTTATACGCTGCTTCCAAAATATACTCTGGATTTTAAAGTAAGAACACAAGGCCTCGCTAATGTTACCGCTGACAATAAAGCAGATTTCATCTGGGATTACAGTGTAAGAAATTTAGAAAAGGGTAGAGCTCAGGAGCAGTCTCACTCGGAATTCTCCTATGCTTTCAATAATTATAAAGACTATGATTATGATGGAAGAACAACCATGGAAGAAGAAAAAGAAACCCTTAACTGGATTGGAGTAAAACAGCAGTTCTTCTCTTCTGTAATTGAAGCTAAAAATGGTTTTACACACAGTAAAGGAAACCAGGAAAATATTGAAGAGGGGGAATACCTGAAGAAATTGAATTTTGAAGGATTTGTTCAAATGACAGGCAGTGAACTGAATCAGGATTTTACCTGGTACTTCATGCCATTGGATTTACCGCTATTGAAATCTTACGACAAAAACTTCGACGAAATTCTTCCTTTGGGATGGTCTTTCATTGGCTGGATGAACCGAGGATTCTTTATGCCGATGTACAATATTATCGCAGAATGGGGATTAACAGCGGGTTGGGTAATCTTCTTAATGACTATTATTGTAAAGCTGATCCTTTCACCAATCATGTATAAGCAGCACAAATTAAGTGCGATGATGAAAGTGATCCGTCCCGAAATTGATGAGGTAAATGCAAAGCTGAAAGATGCAGATCCAATGAAGAAGCAGCAGGCTACGATGGAAATCTACAGAAAAGCAGGCGTAAATCAGATGGCAGGATGTCTTCCGGCATTGGTGCAGATCCCTATTTTCTATGCCTTATTCCGTTTCTTCCCGAACTTTATCGATCTGAGAGGACAAGGATTCTGGTTTGCAAAAGACCTTACCGCTTATGATGATTTGATTAAGCTTCCGTTTAAAATTCCATTCCTTGGAGATCATTTAAGTGTTTTCGCATTGGCGTGTACAGTGGTGATTCTTATCTATACGGTAATGACTTCTGGAAATATGCAGCAGCCTCAACAGGAAGGAATGCCAAACATGAAAGTATTAATGTATATCTTCCCGATTACATTCCTGTTCTTCTTAAATACATCAGCATCCGGTCTTTCATGGTATTATTTTGTATCGAATGCCATTAACATCCTGATCATTCTGGTAATTAAATACTGGATTCTGGATGAGAAGAAAATTCATGCACAGATTCAGGCTAATAAAGAAAAGCCTAAGACTGAAGGGAAATTCCAGAAGAGAATGCGTGAGATGATGGAAAAGGCTCAGGAGCAGCAAAAAGCTCAGGAGCAGCAGAGAAATAAAAAGAAATAA
- a CDS encoding CTP synthase: MSKKNTKYIFVTGGVTSSLGKGIVSASLGLLLKSRGFNVTIQKLDPYINIDPGTLNPYEHGECYVTEDGAETDLDLGHYERYLDAPTSQNNNVTTGKIYQTVIEKERKGDFLGKTVQVIPHITNEIKRRIKILSKQNYDIIITEIGGTVGDIESLPYIETVRQLKWELGESNSMVIHLTLLPYLASSGELKTKPSQHSVRQLMESGIMADVLVCRTEHKIPKDQRSKLAQFCNVPLENVIECKDMETIYEVPMYLQKQNFDDVVLKELDLKSDKDADLKDWKNFLKKFQNPKKTVEIALVGKYVSLQDSYISIAEAFKHAGADLETEVKVRWVYSGDITEDNIKETLKGVNGVLIAPGFGDRGIEGKILTAKYARENKIPMLGICLGMQIMTVEFARNVLGHTKANSVEFDTATPDPVISLMEEQKNVIDKGGTMRLGAWKCALKNGSKLSEIYGNKNISERHRHRYEFNSDYLQEFEKNGFLATGTNPETGLVEALELPEHPFYVGVQYHPEYKSTVATPHPLFRAFIKACEKK, encoded by the coding sequence ATGAGTAAAAAGAATACAAAATACATCTTTGTGACAGGAGGTGTAACTTCATCTTTGGGAAAAGGAATCGTGTCTGCTTCTCTGGGACTTCTACTAAAATCACGCGGTTTTAATGTAACGATCCAAAAACTAGATCCTTATATCAACATCGACCCAGGAACACTGAATCCTTATGAACACGGAGAATGCTATGTAACCGAAGATGGTGCGGAGACGGATCTGGATTTAGGTCACTACGAGCGTTATCTTGATGCTCCTACTTCCCAAAACAACAACGTTACCACAGGGAAAATCTATCAGACTGTAATTGAAAAAGAAAGAAAAGGAGACTTCCTTGGAAAAACAGTTCAGGTAATTCCTCATATCACGAATGAGATCAAGCGCAGAATCAAGATCCTTTCAAAACAGAACTACGATATCATCATTACAGAGATTGGAGGAACTGTAGGAGATATTGAGTCTCTTCCTTACATTGAAACCGTTCGCCAGCTGAAATGGGAATTGGGTGAAAGCAATTCTATGGTAATCCATTTGACATTGCTTCCTTACCTGGCTTCAAGCGGTGAATTGAAAACAAAACCTTCACAGCATTCCGTTCGTCAGTTGATGGAAAGCGGAATTATGGCAGATGTTTTAGTTTGCAGAACAGAACATAAAATACCAAAAGATCAGAGATCGAAACTGGCCCAATTCTGTAATGTTCCTTTGGAAAACGTGATTGAATGTAAAGATATGGAAACCATCTATGAGGTTCCGATGTATCTTCAGAAGCAGAACTTTGATGATGTAGTATTGAAAGAGCTGGATCTGAAAAGCGATAAAGATGCAGATCTTAAAGACTGGAAAAATTTCCTTAAAAAATTCCAGAATCCTAAGAAAACAGTAGAAATTGCCCTGGTAGGAAAATATGTTTCTTTACAGGATTCCTATATTTCTATTGCTGAGGCATTTAAACATGCCGGTGCGGATCTTGAAACTGAAGTAAAAGTAAGATGGGTATACAGCGGTGATATTACAGAAGATAACATTAAGGAAACTCTGAAAGGGGTAAATGGTGTTCTTATAGCTCCGGGATTCGGAGACAGAGGAATTGAAGGAAAAATTCTTACGGCGAAATACGCCAGAGAAAATAAAATTCCGATGCTTGGAATCTGTTTAGGAATGCAGATCATGACTGTTGAATTTGCCAGAAATGTTCTTGGACATACCAAAGCCAATTCTGTAGAATTTGATACTGCAACTCCTGATCCTGTAATTTCATTGATGGAAGAGCAGAAAAATGTAATAGACAAAGGAGGAACAATGCGTCTGGGAGCATGGAAATGTGCTTTGAAAAACGGTTCTAAATTATCTGAAATCTACGGAAACAAAAATATTTCCGAAAGACACCGTCACCGTTATGAATTCAACAGTGACTATCTTCAGGAATTTGAAAAGAACGGTTTCCTGGCAACAGGTACGAATCCTGAAACCGGATTGGTAGAAGCCCTTGAGCTGCCTGAACACCCTTTCTATGTAGGAGTGCAGTACCACCCGGAATACAAAAGTACGGTAGCAACACCGCATCCTTTATTCAGAGCTTTCATCAAAGCTTGTGAAAAAAAATAA
- a CDS encoding CDP-alcohol phosphatidyltransferase family protein, translating into MISVYKLKPRFQQLLTPVLLFLHKNKITANQITISSVLLSVVIGILFWNADISKWFFLSLPIGLLIRMALNALDGMMARKFNQTSKLGEVLNEVGDIVSDVIIFFPLIKFQPESLYLIIVFIILSVINEFAGLIGKVVGKERRYDGPMGKSDRALILGLYGLLVFFSVDISGLSVYIFGLIIALLLISTYTRLKKSLHEA; encoded by the coding sequence ATGATTTCGGTATATAAACTCAAACCCAGATTTCAGCAGCTGCTCACTCCGGTTCTGTTATTTTTACATAAAAACAAGATTACAGCCAACCAGATTACCATCAGCTCTGTCCTGTTATCTGTAGTGATCGGAATTCTGTTCTGGAATGCTGACATTTCAAAATGGTTTTTCCTGAGTCTTCCAATCGGACTTTTAATAAGAATGGCACTGAATGCATTAGACGGAATGATGGCCCGGAAATTCAACCAGACCAGCAAACTGGGTGAAGTTCTGAATGAAGTAGGTGATATTGTTTCAGACGTCATTATATTTTTCCCGTTGATTAAATTTCAGCCGGAAAGTCTATACTTAATCATTGTTTTTATTATTTTAAGTGTTATCAATGAATTTGCAGGGCTGATAGGAAAAGTAGTTGGGAAAGAGCGCCGTTACGACGGGCCGATGGGGAAAAGTGATCGTGCCCTTATTTTAGGATTATATGGACTTCTGGTTTTCTTTAGCGTTGATATTTCAGGGTTATCTGTTTATATCTTCGGGTTGATTATAGCCCTTCTCCTCATCAGCACTTATACCCGTTTAAAGAAATCACTGCATGAAGCCTGA
- a CDS encoding phosphatidate cytidylyltransferase — translation MKPEENKFADVPLRVKTWGYIIAVFTLGISHPTAMKIFVSWIGFQCFFEFLGLFKIESQRLSTSVFLGISQFILLYFFNINDYLLYSTALAFIILLYFILLKKSAVQISGVFMALLICLFVFPHLLFIRKMSSGFNSIIFLVVVTELNDVFQYLMGKFFGKHKITPKISPNKTLEGFIGGVFLTIILSNILGFFILKTDFFINTILGLILGISGFFGDVLMSYLKRKAGVKDTGTLLPGHGGLLDRMDSLIFNAPLFFWILPILLKS, via the coding sequence ATGAAGCCTGAAGAAAATAAATTTGCAGATGTTCCTTTGAGAGTAAAGACATGGGGGTATATCATCGCTGTTTTTACCCTCGGAATATCACATCCTACAGCCATGAAAATTTTCGTTTCATGGATTGGTTTTCAGTGTTTTTTTGAGTTTCTGGGACTTTTTAAAATTGAATCACAGCGTTTATCAACATCTGTATTTTTAGGTATTTCTCAATTTATCCTGCTTTACTTTTTTAATATCAATGATTATCTTTTGTACAGCACTGCTTTGGCTTTTATCATTTTACTCTATTTTATTTTGTTAAAAAAGTCTGCTGTACAAATCTCAGGAGTATTTATGGCTCTTTTAATATGTCTTTTTGTTTTTCCGCATTTATTATTCATTCGAAAAATGAGTTCAGGGTTCAATTCTATTATCTTTTTAGTGGTTGTTACAGAACTGAATGATGTCTTTCAATATCTGATGGGGAAATTCTTCGGAAAACATAAGATTACTCCTAAAATCAGTCCCAACAAGACATTGGAAGGTTTTATAGGAGGGGTATTTCTTACCATTATATTAAGCAATATTCTTGGATTTTTTATTCTGAAAACAGATTTTTTCATCAACACAATATTGGGTCTGATTCTTGGAATTTCCGGATTCTTTGGTGATGTTCTGATGTCTTATCTGAAAAGAAAAGCAGGCGTAAAAGATACCGGAACGCTTCTTCCCGGGCACGGCGGACTTTTGGACAGGATGGACAGCCTGATCTTCAATGCTCCTCTTTTTTTCTGGATCCTTCCCATTCTCCTAAAAAGTTAA
- a CDS encoding patatin-like phospholipase family protein codes for MNGKFEKALIFSGGGTRMMIYLGMYAALEELDMKPDVLIATCGGAFAAAVINAFPDHLSRKNYLKSEEYFRFVTNTVLTQHKKLSKIGLFTLKKILDTRNAPYIEDVFNRYLVEMHQDLSTNFPTLKNISFSKEIPTLIIGSEILFTPEETGQPRNNRKLYQKIIFTDTETADKIIPEQIIINSSNFKNSTITELPLVKTDVSLLESVRISVSDMFYVAPAFLQGKYFAGGAVDLIPVELARHLANIVITEKKQSYTLAEEALVRSVFGLSGNKRLSEVQSMHPDFQIDTLTIKESLKGHYLKKNINWSKFEIGFSFPQTHQQFKEDMEKQWQYGFDQTMKSMRR; via the coding sequence ATGAATGGAAAATTTGAAAAAGCTTTGATATTCTCAGGAGGCGGAACAAGAATGATGATCTACCTCGGAATGTATGCTGCACTGGAAGAACTGGATATGAAACCCGATGTTCTGATCGCCACATGCGGAGGAGCTTTTGCAGCTGCGGTTATTAATGCTTTTCCTGATCATCTTTCCCGAAAGAACTATCTGAAATCAGAGGAATATTTCCGGTTTGTAACCAATACCGTTTTAACACAGCATAAAAAACTTTCAAAAATCGGACTTTTTACGCTGAAAAAAATACTAGACACAAGGAACGCCCCTTATATTGAAGATGTTTTCAACCGGTATCTTGTTGAAATGCATCAGGATCTATCTACAAATTTCCCCACCTTAAAAAACATTTCATTCTCAAAAGAAATCCCGACTTTAATCATCGGCTCAGAAATTCTTTTTACTCCGGAAGAAACCGGGCAACCCCGAAATAACAGAAAACTGTATCAAAAAATAATTTTCACCGATACAGAAACCGCCGATAAAATCATTCCCGAACAGATAATTATTAATTCATCTAATTTTAAAAACAGTACAATTACAGAACTTCCTCTGGTAAAAACAGATGTTTCTCTTCTTGAAAGTGTGAGAATCTCCGTTTCCGATATGTTTTATGTAGCTCCAGCTTTTCTTCAGGGAAAATATTTTGCCGGAGGAGCTGTTGATCTTATTCCGGTTGAACTGGCCAGACATCTCGCTAATATTGTAATCACGGAAAAAAAACAATCGTATACCCTAGCGGAAGAAGCATTAGTACGTTCCGTTTTTGGATTGAGCGGAAATAAACGTCTTTCAGAAGTCCAAAGCATGCATCCTGATTTTCAAATTGATACCCTTACCATCAAAGAGAGCCTGAAAGGACATTATCTGAAGAAAAACATCAACTGGAGTAAATTTGAAATTGGATTTTCTTTTCCACAAACGCATCAGCAGTTTAAGGAAGACATGGAAAAGCAATGGCAGTATGGTTTTGACCAGACGATGAAAAGCATGAGAAGGTAA
- a CDS encoding SDR family NAD(P)-dependent oxidoreductase, which translates to MNIFIAGGTSGIGYALASHYLSKGHYVGVCGRDLSKIPENNNDESLKSFQADVCDLNSILSTLELFLVDNHNLDIFINCAGSYAEDVAGRISYEEAEAMLQTNILGTVNGFEAARRMMKGQNKGSIAVIASVSGILNYENSSLYTKTKRSVIQVADAYRRALKPFGISVTTIAPGYVDTEKLRQLNHHDLSKKPFLTDVNTAVSVITQAIERKVNFIIFPSKMKWMMKSLSVLPSSFLNLIMFRKAKWMKND; encoded by the coding sequence ATGAACATTTTTATTGCAGGCGGAACTTCCGGTATAGGCTATGCGCTGGCAAGTCATTACCTTTCAAAAGGCCACTATGTAGGGGTTTGCGGAAGAGATCTGTCCAAAATACCTGAAAATAATAATGATGAGAGTTTAAAATCATTTCAGGCAGATGTTTGTGATTTAAATTCAATTTTATCCACATTGGAACTGTTTCTTGTGGATAACCATAATCTTGATATTTTCATCAACTGTGCAGGAAGCTATGCAGAAGATGTTGCCGGAAGAATTTCCTATGAAGAAGCAGAAGCAATGCTGCAAACCAACATTCTGGGAACGGTGAATGGTTTTGAAGCAGCAAGAAGAATGATGAAGGGGCAAAACAAAGGTAGTATTGCGGTTATTGCCTCTGTTTCAGGGATATTGAATTATGAAAATTCAAGTCTTTATACCAAAACAAAACGTTCGGTGATTCAGGTTGCGGATGCCTACAGAAGAGCCTTGAAACCTTTTGGAATTTCTGTAACGACTATTGCGCCCGGCTATGTGGACACTGAAAAATTAAGACAGCTCAATCATCATGATTTGAGCAAAAAACCTTTTCTCACAGATGTTAATACTGCCGTTTCCGTAATTACCCAAGCGATAGAACGCAAAGTAAATTTCATTATTTTTCCTTCAAAAATGAAATGGATGATGAAATCCTTATCCGTTCTCCCTTCTTCGTTCCTTAATCTAATCATGTTCAGGAAAGCCAAATGGATGAAAAACGACTGA